One Spinacia oleracea cultivar Varoflay chromosome 4, BTI_SOV_V1, whole genome shotgun sequence DNA segment encodes these proteins:
- the LOC130459772 gene encoding uncharacterized protein isoform X1, translated as MQMAASTTMPPPSSLGKSVTDRKSKRTTLMQIQNETISAAKAVRANILPQKQKKRANGGSSLLEDLYKALDKVVKLSECEIYSYNADSDADPFLQRGAIWSFNFFSKVPPIWNLRPLSATHLQSSAMYGWQGGIRNEVQSITLTRWDRKVATASSWAQLYDG; from the exons ATGCAAATGGCGGCGTCTACGACGATGCCACCGCCCTCATCGTTAGGGAAATCAGTTACTGACCGGAAATCGAAGAGGACTACGCTTATGCAGATTCAAAATGAGACCATTTCTGCTGCTAAGGCTGTTCGTGCTAATATTTTGCCTCAAAAGCAGAAGAAAAGG GCTAATGGTGGTAGTTCACTCCTTGAAGACTTGTACAAGGCCTTGGATAAA GTGGTCAAACTCTCTGAATGTGAAATTTACAGTTATAATGCTGACTCCGACGCAGACCCCTTTTTACAAAGAGGAGCAAT ATGGTCATTCAATTTTTTCTCCAAAGTGCCACCCATTTGGAATCTTCGGCCATTAAGTGCCACCCATTTGCAATCTTCTGCTATGTATGGGTGGCAAGGTGGGATAAGAAATGAAGTACAATCTATCACCTTAACTAGGTGGGATAGGAAAGTGGCCACTGCAAGTTCTTGGGCTCAACTCTATGATGGCTGA
- the LOC130459772 gene encoding uncharacterized protein isoform X2: protein MQMAASTTMPPPSSLGKSVTDRKSKRTTLMQIQNETISAAKAVRANILPQKQKKRVVKLSECEIYSYNADSDADPFLQRGAIWSFNFFSKVPPIWNLRPLSATHLQSSAMYGWQGGIRNEVQSITLTRWDRKVATASSWAQLYDG from the exons ATGCAAATGGCGGCGTCTACGACGATGCCACCGCCCTCATCGTTAGGGAAATCAGTTACTGACCGGAAATCGAAGAGGACTACGCTTATGCAGATTCAAAATGAGACCATTTCTGCTGCTAAGGCTGTTCGTGCTAATATTTTGCCTCAAAAGCAGAAGAAAAGG GTGGTCAAACTCTCTGAATGTGAAATTTACAGTTATAATGCTGACTCCGACGCAGACCCCTTTTTACAAAGAGGAGCAAT ATGGTCATTCAATTTTTTCTCCAAAGTGCCACCCATTTGGAATCTTCGGCCATTAAGTGCCACCCATTTGCAATCTTCTGCTATGTATGGGTGGCAAGGTGGGATAAGAAATGAAGTACAATCTATCACCTTAACTAGGTGGGATAGGAAAGTGGCCACTGCAAGTTCTTGGGCTCAACTCTATGATGGCTGA